The proteins below come from a single Argentina anserina chromosome 1, drPotAnse1.1, whole genome shotgun sequence genomic window:
- the LOC126782884 gene encoding uncharacterized protein LOC126782884, whose amino-acid sequence MDLDDLDGPSKPARVSRFIPRSKNAPPRPKPEPAVKKEPSKPVPKSDPKTPQLLQPKPEALDDAAEKKEEKQEEACADGDDSNGAVKMETGEEPTVEDDDPLEEDDDEDVVVREIDVFFNPNVDSSTQLYVLQYPLRPRWRPYELENRCEEIRVKPGTAEVEVDLSIDLYSKNCDQEFADRLKMTKQTLATEWGPCRSTGYAVGVLMGNKLHLNPVHAVVQLRPSLDHLKPGGSKRKGRVTGDVELTVKRENVSEGNFLPSSKKQSKRVESSTEDEESWVPLQYHGSESDFSARYLKRMVAQDISPIDFTMTPYDYVNSLCPRTCKGSSKRALLNLPLEERIQTLLVKEPVARRFSDLKKYYAPRNQDKELLDVLQKNGLLLRDLWVPKTALLYPKKEGSSRKKEDDNLRTARNFILNSFKKNPVISYSELNVYPRLKPHFDETLRFLAVYRPSTRDWKLKEQSDVSFAELYPEIHESQEQIWERMDKQLVEALKPHRDLKNASISKIGKSPYFDKGPSESASRIPSGGVRTISDETRAALPHFIKEVFKKYKVCNLQLIRDGLSKLTVEEFNMPKNDPKSKMLIAAKNASEAPLEVIQNFVTQVAIEIGGVYVLKSSPEHPEHDQLRNVVIKLLQGKNKGPLKKLDVTIAAQEELGREITNNEYSKVMNDICVSKGSQWYLRTGDGGPK is encoded by the exons ATGGACCTCGACGACCTAGACGGGCCGAGCAAGCCTGCTAGGGTCTCCAGGTTCATTCCACGGTCCAAAAACGCCCCGCCGAGACCGAAACCCGAACCCGCCGTAAAAAAAGAGCCCTCGAAACCGGTCCCGAAGTCCGACCCGAAGACGCCGCAGCTACTCCAGCCCAAGCCCGAAGCACTCGATGACGCGGCggagaagaaagaggagaaacaAGAAGAAGCATGCGCCGACGGAGATGACTCCAACGGCGCCGTGAAAATGGAGACCGGTGAAGAGCCGACGGTGGAGGACGACGATCCTTTGGAAGAAGACGACGATGAAGATGTCGTCGTTCGTGAAATTGACGTGTTCTTTAATCCTAATGTGGATTCCAGCACTCAG TTATACGTGTTGCAATATCCGCTGAGGCCTCGGTGGCGGCCGTATGAGCTGGAGAATCGATGCGAGGAG ATTAGAGTGAAGCCTGGCACTGCTGAAGTGGAGGTGGATTTGTCTATTGATCTTTACTCGAAGAACTGTGATCAAGAGTTTGCTGACAGGCTCAAAATGACAAAGCAG ACTTTGGCTACGGAATGGGGTCCCTGCCGTTCAACTGGCTATGCCGTTGGGGTTTTGATGGGCAACAAG TTACACTTGAATCCTGTTCATGCAGTTGTGCAGCTCCGACCATCACTGGACCATTTAAAGCCTGGTGGCTCAAAAAGGAAAGGCAGGGTCACTGGGGATGTAGAACTTACAGTTaaaagagaaaatgttagtGAGGGAAATTTTTTGCCTTCATCAAAGAAACAG AGCAAGCGTGTGGAGTCCTCAACTGAAGATGAAGAG AGTTGGGTTCCACTTCAGTACCATGGCTCAGAAAGTGATTTTTCGGCTAGATATTTAAAAAGAATGGTGGCACAAGACATTTCTCCCATAGATTTTACAATGACTCC GTATGATTATGTTAATTCCTTGTGTCCTAGAACATGCAAAGGTTCTTCCAAAAG GGCTCTACTGAACCTGCCTCTGGAGGAGCGCATCCAGACGTTGCTTGTTAAG GAACCTGTAGCTCGTCGATTCAGTGATCTTAAGAAGTACTATGCTCCTCGGAACCAGGATAAAGAACTCTTGGATGTCCTTCAAAAGAATGGCCTGTTGCTGCGTGATCTCTGGGTTCCAAAAACTGCATTGCTATATCCCAAGAAAGAGGGCTCTTCTAGAAAGAAAGAGGATGATAATCTCCGTACTGCTAGAAATTTCATTCTAAATTCATTCAAGAAGAACCCTGTAATTAGTTATTCAGAACTAAATGTCTACCCACGCCTAAAGCCACATTTTGACGAAACCTTGAGATTCTTAGCTGTCTACAGACCTTCAACTcgagattggaaattgaaagagCAATCAGATGTATCATTTGCAGAACTCTATCCAGAGATTCATGAAAGCCAGGAACAGATATGGGAAAGGATGGACAAACAATTGGTAGAAGCCTTAAAGCCTCACCGTGATTTGAAGAATGCTAGCATAAGTAAGATTGGGAAATCACCATATTTTGATAAAGGTCCTAGTGAAAGTGCAAGCAGAATTCCCAGTGGAGGAGTGAGAACCATTTCAGATGAAACTCGAGCAGCTCTACCTCATTTCATCAAGGAAGTTTTTAAGAAATACAAGGTTTGCAA CCTTCAGCTGATACGTGATGGATTATCCAAATTGACAGTTGAAGAATTCAATATGCCAAAAAATGATCCTAAGAGTAAAATGTTAATAGCTGCAAAGAATGCCTCTGAGGCTCCTCTAGAAGTGATACAGAACTTCGTAACTCAAGTTGCAATAGAGATTGGTGGTGTGTATGTTTTGAAATCTTCGCCAGAGCACCCAGAGCACGATCAATTAAG GAACGTTGTAATTAAACTTCTACAAGGTAAGAATAAAGGGCCACTTAAAAAGCTGGATGTTACGATAGCTGCTCAGGAGGAACTTGGGAGGGAAATCACGAATAATGAATATAGCAAG GTCATGAATGATATTTGTGTGTCCAAGGGTTCTCAATGGTACCTGAGAACGGGGGATGGCGGTCCGAAATAA